One region of Primulina tabacum isolate GXHZ01 chromosome 1, ASM2559414v2, whole genome shotgun sequence genomic DNA includes:
- the LOC142520485 gene encoding putative calcium-binding protein CML25 yields MNVLPLQSKTIIYTDWISSPHIVSFSHLSFNPDDNFFVASLPFILIMGLKSLFNRKKKQRGGGGEGLPLTSGNVEPINSRSSSLSSRVRIEEELEQVFKKFDVNGDGKISASELGSIMSSLGNTATEEELDTMIREVDSDGDGFINLQEFIELNTKDIDHDEILENLRDAFQVFDIDKNGSISAEELQDVLMSLGEECTLAECRKMISGVDSDGNGEISFEEFKVMMTMGSRFDAAMEPKID; encoded by the coding sequence ATGAACGTGTTACCCTTGCAATCCAAAACAATCATTTATACAGATTGGATCTCTTCGCCTCACATTGTTTCTTTCTCTCATCTTTCGTTCAATCCCGACGACAACTTTTTTGTCGCTTCGCTTCCTTTTATTTTGATCATGGGACTTAAATCATTATTCAATCGGAAGAAGAAACAACGCGGCGGTGGTGGGGAAGGACTGCCACTCACCTCGGGGAATGTCGAACCCATAAACTCCAGATCATCGTCTCTGAGTTCCCGTGTCAGGATCGAGGAGGAGTTGGAGCAGGTTTTCAAGAAATTCGACGTCAATGGAGACGGCAAGATCTCTGCGTCCGAGCTGGGTTCTATAATGAGCAGCCTGGGGAACACCGCCACGGAGGAGGAACTGGACACCATGATCCGCGAGGTGGATTCGGACGGGGACGGGTTCATCAATTTGCAGGAATTCATCGAGTTGAACACTAAGGACATCGATCATGACGAGATCTTGGAGAATCTGAGGGACGCGTTCCAGGTGTTTGATATCGATAAAAACGGATCGATCTCAGCGGAGGAGCTGCAGGATGTGTTGATGAGCCTGGGAGAAGAATGCACGTTGGCTGAATGCAGGAAAATGATAAGCGGGGTGGATTCAGATGGGAATGGGGAGATCAGTTTCGAGGAGTTTAAGGTGATGATGACGATGGGATCTCGTTTTGATGCCGCCATGGAACCAAAGATTGACTGA
- the LOC142555433 gene encoding protein VAC14 homolog, with protein MADALSVIPAAVLRNLSDKLYEKRKNAALEVEGIVKQLVGTGDHEKIKAVINLLANEYTYSPQANHRKGGLIGLAAATVALTSNASQHLEHIVPPVLASFSDQDSRVRYYACEALYNIAKVVRGDFIVFFNQIFDALCKLSADSDPNVQSAAHLLDRLVKDIVTESDQFSIEEFIPLLRERMNVLNPYVRQFLVGWITVLDSVPDIDMLGFLPDFLDGLFNMLSDSSHEIRQQADSALSEFLQEIKNSPSVDYGRMAEILVQRAASPDEFTRLTAITWINEFVKLGGDQLVPYYADILGAILPCISDKEEKIRVVARETNEELRGIKADPAEGFDIGAILSVARSHLSTEWEATRIEALRWISALLNRHRTEVLSFLNDIFKTLLTALSDPSDEVVLLVLEVHACIAKDEKHFHQLTLYLIQNFRDDYSLLEKRGTLIIRRLCVLLDAETVYRKLSAILQGEPDLDFASTMVQALNLILLTSSELAGIRDLLKQSLLNDAGKNLFLSLYASWCHSPMAITSLCLLTQTYQHAGSIIQSLAEEDINVKFLVQLDKLIHLLETPTFAYLRLQLLEPGRYIWLLKALYGLLMLLPQQSVAFKILQTRLKTVPPYSFSGEQYKRMSPGSTLLGGKYVGGLQVSDGDIIEDPHNMHGGMDFDSRLRQFKHVQQQHRMHTKSQAQSRYNSASSGKDVERPEEPSRPPSSQETNRPPSMLSRRGPGQ; from the exons ATGGCGGATGCGCTGTCTGTGATTCCGGCAGCTGTTCTTCGTAATCTTTCCGATAAGCTCTATGAAAAGCGCAAAAATGCTGCTTTGGAG GTGGAAGGGATAGTAAAGCAATTAGTTGGTACTGGAGATCACGAAAAAATCAAGGCCGTGATCAATTTGTTAGCCAACGAATACACTTACTCACCCCAGGCGAATCATCGGAAA GGAGGGTTGATAGGATTGGCAGCAGCTACAGTGGCTTTGACATCAAATGCCTCGCAGCATCTTGAA CATATTGTACCCCCCGTTTTAGCTTCCTTTTCTGATCAAGACAGCCGAGTTCGATATTATGCTTGTGAAGCTCTGTATAACATTGCAAAG GTCGTTAGAGGCGATTTTATCGTGTTCTTCAACCAGATTTTTGACGCGCTGTGTAAGCTTTCGGCAGATTCAGATCCTAATGTACAGAGCGCTGCTCATCTTTTAGATAGACTTGTAAAG GATATTGTCACGGAGAGTGATCAGTTTAG CATTGAAGAATTTATTCCATTGTTGAGAGAACGAATGAATGTCCTAAACCCTTATGTCCGCCAATTTCTGGTAGGATGGATTACTGTTCTAGATAGCGTACCAGATATTGATATGCTGGGGTTTCTCCCTGATTTTCTTGATG GTTTATTTAACATGCTTAGTGATTCTAGCCATGAAATAAGGCAACAAGCTGATTCTGCACTTTCTGAATTTCTTCAAGAGATCAAGAACTCTCCA TCTGTAGATTATGGTCGAATGGCTGAGATACTAGTGCAAAGGGCAGCTTCACCTGATGAGTTTACTCGATTGACTGCTATTACCTGG ATCAACGAGTTTGTAAAACTTGGTGGTGATCAACTCGTACCTTATTATGCTGATATTCTTGGTGCAATTTTACCTTGCATATCAGACAAGGAAgagaaaataagagtt GTTGCTCGTGAAACAAATGAAGAGCTTCGTGGAataaaagctgatccagctgaaGGATTCGATATCGGAGCAATTCTTTCTGTAGCTAGGAG TCATTTGTCTACTGAATGGGAGGCAACGCGTATTGAAGCTCTACGCTGGATATCGGCCCTTTTAAACCGACATCGAACAGAG GTTCTATCATTTTTGAATGATATCTTTAAAACTCTTCTGACGGCACTTTCAGATCCATCTGATGAG GTCGTGCTGCTGGTACTTGAAGTCCATGCATGTATTGCCAAAGATGAGAAGCATTTTCATCAGCTCACTTTgtatttaattcaaaattttagagATGACTATTCTCTCTTGGAGAA GCGTGGCACTCTGATAATTCGTAGACTTTGTGTGCTACTTGATGCTGAAACCGTGTATCGGAAGCTTTCCGCCATACTTCAAGGGGAACCAGATTTGGATTTTGCATCAACCATGGTTCAA GCTCTGAACTTGATTTTACTCACTTCTTCTGAGTTGGCTGGCATTAGAGATCTCCTAAAACAATCACTGTTGAATGACGCtggaaaaaatttatttctatcTCTATATGCTTCGTGGTGTCACTCACCAATGGCTATCACAAGCCTTTGCTTGTTAACTCAG ACATATCAGCATGCGGGTTCTATTATCCAATCTCTGGCTGAGGAAGATATTAATGTCAAGTTCTTAGTCCAATTGGATAAATTGATCCACCTTCTGGAGACTCCCACCTTTGCTTACCTTAGACTACAG CTTCTTGAACCTGGAAGATATATATGGTTGTTGAAAGCCTTGTATGGTCTTCTGATGTTACTTCCCCAG CAAAGTGTAGCATTCAAGATCCTCCAGACGAGGTTAAAAACTGTACCTCCATACTCTTTCAGTGGTGAGCAATACAAGCGAATGTCACCAGGAAGTACTTTGTTGGGAGGTAAGTATGTAGGTGGATTGCAGGTTTCAGATGGTGACATCATTGAAGATCCACATAACATGCATGGCGGTATGGACTTTGACTCAAGACTGCGGCAGTTTAAGCATGTGCAGCAACAACATCGCATGCATACTAAATCTCAGGCTCAATCGCGCTATAATTCTGCTTCATCTGGAAAG GACGTAGAAAGACCAGAAGAACCAAGTCGTCCTCCATCATCGCAAGAAACAAATAGGCCTCCTTCAATGCTGTCACGCAGAGGTCCAGGGCAATAA
- the LOC142555423 gene encoding ankyrin repeat-containing protein At2g01680-like, translating to MDSKSLRFITHQSFFSAVRSNDLESLKSIVQNEGSDLSVLMALQSDEKQTALYVSAENNFVEVFNYLVGFCDLETVMMRAKGDMDTFHVAAARGHLGIVQELLKKWPELCKVCNSTNTSPLYSAASQGHVDVVNAILDADVSSMMIVRKNGKTPLHTTARYGRLNIVKALVQRNPGIVSIKDKKGQTALHMAVKGQETSVVDELLEADHSILNERDKKGNMALHIATRKNRSQIVGLLLTYAHVEVNAINIQRETAMDIAEKLQYGDSALEIKEALVEAGAKHARHIGQADEAMELKRTVSDIKHEVHSQIKQNEKTQRRVSGIAKELKKIHREAVQNTINSVTVVAVLVASIAFLALFNLPGQYLSEGPEVGESRISETVAFRAFCLLDSTALFLSLSVVVVQITLIAWETRAQKQVVSVVNKMMWAACISTCGAFLSISFVVVGKKSSWMATTITVVGAPILVGTLISLCYFVFRQHFGICGNNSQRRIRRASGSKSFSWSYSANISDLDDYNSDDKIYAL from the exons ATGGATTCAAAATCTTTAAGATTCATAACCCACCAATCATTCTTCTCGGCCGTTCGATCTAATGACCTTGAATCCCTCAAGAGCATCGTCCAGAATGAAGGGTCTGATCTCTCTGTTTTGATGGCCCTTCAAAGTGATGAGAAGCAGACTGCTTTGTATGTATCTGCAGAGAATAATTTTGTTGAGGTTTTCAACTATTTGGTAGGTTTCTGTGATTTGGAGACTGTTATGATGAGGGCTAAAGGGGATATGGATACTTTCCATGTCGCTGCTGCCAGAGGCCATCTGG GAATTGTTCAAGAACTGCTGAAGAAGTGGCCTGAGCTTTGCAAAGTATGCAACTCAACGAACACCAGCCCCCTTTATTCAGCTGCTTCCCAAGGTCATGTGGATGTAGTAAATGCGATACTCGATGCAGATGTGAGCTCGATGATGATTGTTCGGAAAAATGGGAAAACTCCATTGCACACAACTGCCAGATATGGCAGGTTAAACATCGTAAAAGCACTCGTCCAAAGGAATCCAGGTATTGTCTCTATCAAGGATAAGAAGGGCCAAACTGCCTTGCACATGGCTGTTAAAGGTCAGGAGACATCTGTGGTAGATGAATTACTGGAAGCTGATCACTCGATATTAAATGAACGGGACAAAAAGGGTAATATGGCTTTGCATATAGCCACTCGGAAGAATCGTTCTCAG ATAGTTGGACTTTTACTGACTTACGCACATGTCGAGGTCAATGCCATAAATATTCAACGTGAAACTGCGATGGACATAGCAGAGAAACTTCAATACGGAGACTCAGCTCTGGAGATCAAGGAAGCTCTGGTCGAGGCTGGTGCCAAGCACGCAAGACACATTGGCCAAGCTGATGAAGCGATGGAACTAAAAAGAACCGTTAGTGACATTAAGCACGAAGTCCACTCCCAAATCAAACAAAACGAGAAAACACAGAGAAGGGTCTCAGGAATTGCCAAAGAACtcaagaaaattcatagagaagcCGTtcaaaataccatcaactctgtcACGGTCGTTGCTGTTCTTGTGGCATCCATTGCTTTTCTTGCTCTATTTAACTTGCCCGGTCAGTATCTTTCAGAAGGACCAGAAGTAGGCGAATCACGTATTTCAGAAACGGTAGCTTTCCGTGCATTCTGTCTCTTAGATTCTACTGCCCTTTTCTTATCACTTTCTGTAGTAGTCGTTCAGATCACTTTGATTGCTTGGGAAACCAGAGCTCAAAAACAAGTAGTCTCAGTAGTGAATAAGATGATGTGGGCCGCCTGTATCAGCACTTGTGGAGCGTTTCTATCTATATCTTTTGTTGTCGTGGGGAAGAAAAGTTCTTGGATGGCGACTACGATAACTGTAGTTGGGGCTCCGATTCTCGTGGGGACTTTAATTAGTTTGTGTTATTTCGTTTTCCGACAGCATTTTGGAATATGTGGCAACAATTCTCAGAGACGGATCAGACGAGCAAGCGGAAGCAAATCGTTCTCATGGTCATATTCCGCAAATATTTCTGATTTGGATGATTACAATTCTGATGATAAGATATATGCATTATGA
- the LOC142555441 gene encoding E3 ubiquitin protein ligase RIE1-like, with the protein MSSPDSPLLPLRQPSRASSLSLLLSRFASITRRRGGASVVVRESAARELEQRRADWGYSKPIVALDVMWNLAFVIVSAVMLICTLDENPNMPIRVWLCGYAIQCLVHVVLVWVEYRRRSRWLVRDGGGEEGSGSENEEENGNGRVGVSGIGDRSSTMKRCESVNTIASFLWWIVGFYWVVSGGELLLRSAPRLYWLAVVFLAFDVFFAIFCVVLACLIGIALCCCLPCIIAVLYAIAGQEGASEADLSVLPKYRFQTCKDEDRLGFGAGRMVPFETSSGANERILLPDDAECCICLCEYEDGNELHALPCNHHFHDTCIVKWLKMNATCPLCKYNILKGNEQV; encoded by the exons ATGTCCTCCCCGGACTCCCCGCTCCTACCCCTACGGCAGCCCTCCCGTGCCTCCTCTCTATCCCTCCTCCTCTCTCGCTTCGCCTCCATCACCCGTCGCCGGGGCGGTGCATCCGTCGTTGTCCGAGAGAGCGCCGCTCGCGAGCTCGAGCAGCGCCGCGCTGACTGGGGTTACTCCAAGCCTATCGTTGCGCTAGACGTGATGTGGAATCTTGCTTTCGTGATTGTGTCTGCAGTTATGCTGATTTGCACTTTGGATGAGAACCCTAACATGCCGATCAGGGTTTGGTTGTGTGGGTATGCGATTCAGTGTTTGGTTCATGTGGTTCTCGTTTGGGTCGAGTACAGACGGCGTTCGCGATGGCTAGTGAGAGACGGTGGCGGGGAGGAAGGTAGTGGAAGTGAAAATGAGGAGGAGAATGGGAATGGGAGAGTTGGGGTTTCAGGGATCGGCGATCGATCGAG TACAATGAAGCGCTGTGAATCTGTGAACACTATAGCCTCTTTCCTGTGGTGGATAGTTGGCTTTTATTGGGTTGTCTCAGGTGGTGAACTTCTCTTGAGAAGTGCTCCGCGCTTGTATTG GTTGGCTGTTGTCTTCTTGGCATTTGATGTATTCTTTGCCATATTTTGTGTTGTTTTGGCATGTCTTATTGGGATAGCACTCTGTTGCTGCCTACCATGCATCATTGCAGTTCTTTATGCCATTGCAGGCCAG GAGGGTGCATCAGAAGCCGATTTGAGTGTCCTTCCTAAGTACAGATTTCAAACCTGCAAGGATGAAGATAGGCTAGGCTTCGGAGCAGGAAGAATGGTTCCTTTTGAAACAAGCAGTGGAGCAAACGAGCGAATTCTCTTACCTGATGATGCA GAATGCTGCATATGTCTGTGCGAATACGAGGATGGGAACGAACTCCACGCTCTTCCGTGCAATCACCACTTCCATGATACGTGTATCGTGAAGTGGCTTAAAATGAACGCAACATGCCCATTATGCAAGTACAACATTCTCAAGGGAAACGAACAAGTCTGA